In a single window of the Coffea eugenioides isolate CCC68of chromosome 3, Ceug_1.0, whole genome shotgun sequence genome:
- the LOC113766604 gene encoding uncharacterized protein LOC113766604, with protein sequence MAIRQRPDESLRNFMTHFNAESLQVRDKDEKVVMAAFMNGLRVEELFYKLAEKPPGNLEELLTRAHGAANTEEAGRLKKESDRELGDRRGRGNPPESKDGPAKKNVFDRLSREKTPAPPPLPEKGYTPLTRPRAQILTVMEAEGLGGRPPKMGTPRNKRNQDRYCAFHRDVGHDTEGCWALRKEIENLIQRGFLGRFVKQGRPDQEPGHAYHGDRGGGPRRYRPERRDVLRGHSPDQDTQNLAGVINTIVGGPTGGDSHTARKNRRPPPEGDDSLKRLRIDEEITFGPRDTIPLASGNHKAIVIDIVTNNYRVKKVYVDQESAVDIMFYRVFKELGLEDGQLTPVRTPLVGFTGPPINPEGIITLMVTVGQAPKYGTIPVNFVVVKQQSPYNVFLGRPALNALRAIPSTLHLSVKFPTP encoded by the coding sequence ATGGCTATCAGGCAGAGGCCCGATGAGTCCCTGAGGAATTTCATGACCCATTTCAACGCGGAGAGCTTACAGGTCAGGGACAAAGACGAAAAGGTGGTCATGGCTGCCTTCATGAATGGGCTCAGGGTAGAGGAGCTCTTCTACAAGCTGGCCGAAAAGCCTCCTGGAAATCTGGAGGAGCTCCTGACCAGGGCGCACGGGGCCGCTAATACGGAGGAGGCAGGCCGTTTGAAGAAAGAGTCAGATCGGGAGCTCGGAGACCGGAGAGGACGGGGAAACCCCCCCGAGAGCAAGGATGGCCCGGCCAAGAAAAACGTCTTTGACCGGCTCTCGAGGGAGAAAACCCCTGCTCCGCCACCGCTCCCGGAGAAAGGCTACACCCCCTTGACTCGGCCTAGGGCCCAGATCCTAACTGTTATGGAGGCGGAAGGCCTGGGAGGTCGGCCGCCCAAGATGGGGACACCTCGGAACAAGAGGAACCAGGACCGGTACTGCGCCTTCCACCGTGACGTCGGACACGACACGGAAGGGTGCTGGGCCCTGCGGAAGGAGATCGAAAATCTGATCCAGCGTGGCTTCCTGGGGCGATTCGTGAAGCAAGGTCGCCCCGACCAGGAGCCCGGGCACGCCTACCATGGTGATCGGGGTGGGGGCCCGCGTCGCTACCGTCCTGAGCGGCGTGATGTCCTCCGGGGCCACTCTCCCGACCAAGACACCCAGAACCTAGCTGGAGTGATAAACACCATCGTCGGGGGCCCCACCGGGGGAGACAGTCACACAGCTCGGAAGAACAGGCGACCTCCCCCTGAGGGAGATGACTCCCTAAAACGGCTGCGCATTGACGAGGAGATCACTTTTGGACCAAGGGATACAATCCCCCTAGCGTCTGGGAACCACAAGGCCATCGTGATAGACATTGTTACCAACAACTACCGGGTGAAGAAGGTATATGTCGACCAGGAAAGTGCGGTCGACATCATGTTCTATCGGGTGTTCAAGGAGCTCGGCTTGGAGGACGGGCAGTTGACCCCTGTTCGGACACCCCTGGTGGGCTTCACCGGACCCCCTATTAACCCGGAAGGAATTATCACCCTGATGGTCACGGTAGGGCAGGCCCCCAAATACGGGACCATCCCTGTCAACTTCGTGGTGGTCAAGCAACAATCCCCGTACAACGTGTTCCTGGGTCGACCCGCCTTGAACGCTCTCCGAGCTATCCCCTCGACGCTCCACCTCAGCGTCAAATTTCCCACTCCGTAA